DNA from Cupriavidus necator N-1:
CGGACCAGGCGTCGGTGGCGGCCGCCGCGCGGCCGGCCGCGGCGCTGCTCACGATGCGCCAGGCGGCAGGGTCAGCCCCTGTGCCAGCGGGCGCAGCGGCAAGCAGCCGCCCTTGCGGATCCAGCAGTTGCAGGAAGTCCAGCCCGTGCGTGCGCCGCGCGTCGGCCAGGATGGCGGGCATGGCGTTGCCGCGGCCAAGCCCGGCCACCAGCGCATGTGAGCGCGCCTCCTGCAGGACCCGGTCTTCCACGCCGCCCACCATATGCTCGAAGTACTCGTGGGCGACCAGCAGGTCGCTGTTGACCTTGTAGGCCAGCAAGGCCTGGAACGCGCGATTACCCCACAACCCCATGATCAGCAGCAGCACCAGCAGCGCCACCAGCAGCGGCGCGACCACGATGGACACAAGCTTGGCCCGCAGCGAGGCGCGATAGCGGCGCAGCAGCGCGGCCGGGCTCAAGGACGCAGGCCCCACTGCAGGCATTTGCGGTCCAGCGTGCGGCGCGAGATGCCAAGCCGGCGCGCCGCTTCCACCCGGTTGCCGCCCTCGGCCGCCAGTACCTGCAGGATGTGCCTCCGCTCCACCGACTCCAGCAGCGTGCCGTCGTCGGCCGGCATGGCTGCGTCCTCGTGCTCCGCTTCCGGCAGGTTCGCTTGAGGCGAATCGGCCTGGTGCGCGAGCAGCTCGACCGGGTATTCGCCAAGGATCAGCGCCCGCTCCACGAGGTTGCGCAGCTCGCGCGCATTGCCTGGCCAGTCGTAGCCCTTGAGCACCCGGATCAATGAGGGCGAGAGCGGCACCGCGGGCAGTCCGAGCTGGGCCGACAGCTGCTCCGAGAAATGCTCGGCCAGCGGCACGATGTCTTCCGGCCGCGTGCGCAACGGCGGGATGGCGATGGACACAACGTCGAGCCGGTAGTACAGGTCCTGGCGGAAGCGCCCGGCGGCGACCTCGTTGGCCAGGTTGCGGTTGCAGGCCGCGACGATGCGCACGTCCACGGCAATCTCGCGCTCGGTGCCGAGCGGCCGGATGCGCCGGTCCTCGATCACTCGCAACAGCTTGGCCTGCATCCCCAGCGGCAGCTCCGAGATCTCGTCCAGGAACAGCGTGCCGCCGTCGGCATAGAGAAACAGGCCATGGCGCCCGCCGGCCGCGCCGGTGAAGGCACCCTTGGCGTGGCCGAACAATTCGCTTTCGATGATCTCGGGCGCCATCGCGCCGCAGTTCAGCGGCACGAACTGGCCCTGCCGTCCGCTCAGGTGATGCAGTTCGCGCGCCACCACTTCCTTGCCGGTGCCGGACTCGCCCGTCACCAGTACCGTCGATGGCATCGGTGCCACCCGTGCCACCAGCGCCATGACCTTCTTCATGGCCTCGGACTCGCCGATGAAGTGCTTGTGGATGGTGTACTTGTCCAGCTCGCGGCGCAGCAGGTAGTTCTCCCGCGCGAGCCGGGTCCGGTCAAAGCAGCGCCGGATTGCATTGAGCATCTGGTCGACACGGAACGGCTTGACGATGAAGTCCGCCGCGCCCGAGCGCAGCGCGGCGATCGCCGTGTCCATGTCGGCGAAGGCGGTCATCAGGATCACATCGGCGGGGTTGCCGGCCGCGCGCAGTGCCTTGAGCCACTCCACCCCGCTGATACCGGGCAGCGCCACGTCTAGCAGGATCAGGTCGAAATGCCGTTGCTCAAGCAGCGCGGCACCCGCTTCGGCGCTGTCGGCCGTCACCACGCTGCCCACCTTGCCTTCGAGCGCGCGCGACAGGAACGAACGCATGCCGGCCTCGTCGTCCACCACCAGGATCGTGCGGCGCTGCCAGTTGTCGGCATCGGCTGCGTTGCTTTGTCTTTCGTTCATCACTTTAGTAGTTGCGGGGGCAAGAGAAGAGTCTAGCGACAGTGCGCTATCCGCCTGTATTGGGGGTAAACCGAGCCAGCCCCGCAAACCGCGGCCACGGATGGACAGTTTGGCCCGCGCGAGGGGCTGCTGCCAGGACATTTTGTCCACGGCTGCGCCTGACGGCCCGGTCCGCGCGCGGCAAGCCATTGACGGCAAACGAAATCCGCCATGGGCATGGCTTTTGCTGAACCACGCACTCCAGCCCATCGCATCACGCGCAAGAAGAGGCTGCCACTTCCAGGTAGGAGACAACTTCATGTCATACCCCGCGCAAGCGCAAACGCCCTCGCAGAAGTCCCAACACGCGTCGCCGTCCCGGCCAACGTCACGCCCGTCGGCCTTCTCCAAGGAGGCCATCATCGCCCGCCCCGGCTTCAACCGCTGGATGGTTCCGCCCGCCGCGCTGGCGGTGCATCTGTGCATCGGCCAGGCCTATGCCTTCTCGGTCTTCAACGAACCGCTGACCCGGATCCTCGGCGTCACGCAGTCGGCGCCGGGCGACTGGCAACTGACCACGCTGGGCTGGGTGTTCTCGCTGGCGATCTTCTTCCTCGGCATCTCTGCCGCGTTTGCCGGCAAGTGGCTGGAGAAGGTCGGGCCGCGGCGCACCATGTTCACGGCGGCGTGCTGCTTCGGCGGCGGCTTCCTGGTGTCGGCGCTCGGCATCTGGCTGCACCAGATCTGGCTGCTGTACCTGGGCTACGGCGTGCTGGGCGGGATCGGGCTGGGGCTGGGCTACGTGTCGCCGGTGTCCACGCTGATCCGCTGGTTCCCCGACCGCCGCGGCATGGCCACCGGCATGGCGATCATGGGCTTCGGCGGCGGCGCGATGATTGGCGCGCCGCTCTCGGTCGCGCTGATGAACACCTTCAAGAGCGCAACCAGCGCGGGCGTGGCACAGACCTTCCTGGTGATGGGCGTGGTCTACTTCATCTCGATGTCGATCGGCGCGCTGGCCATCCGCATCCCGCTCCCGGGCTGGGCGCCCCCGG
Protein-coding regions in this window:
- a CDS encoding sigma-54-dependent transcriptional regulator — protein: MNERQSNAADADNWQRRTILVVDDEAGMRSFLSRALEGKVGSVVTADSAEAGAALLEQRHFDLILLDVALPGISGVEWLKALRAAGNPADVILMTAFADMDTAIAALRSGAADFIVKPFRVDQMLNAIRRCFDRTRLARENYLLRRELDKYTIHKHFIGESEAMKKVMALVARVAPMPSTVLVTGESGTGKEVVARELHHLSGRQGQFVPLNCGAMAPEIIESELFGHAKGAFTGAAGGRHGLFLYADGGTLFLDEISELPLGMQAKLLRVIEDRRIRPLGTEREIAVDVRIVAACNRNLANEVAAGRFRQDLYYRLDVVSIAIPPLRTRPEDIVPLAEHFSEQLSAQLGLPAVPLSPSLIRVLKGYDWPGNARELRNLVERALILGEYPVELLAHQADSPQANLPEAEHEDAAMPADDGTLLESVERRHILQVLAAEGGNRVEAARRLGISRRTLDRKCLQWGLRP
- a CDS encoding L-lactate MFS transporter; this encodes MSYPAQAQTPSQKSQHASPSRPTSRPSAFSKEAIIARPGFNRWMVPPAALAVHLCIGQAYAFSVFNEPLTRILGVTQSAPGDWQLTTLGWVFSLAIFFLGISAAFAGKWLEKVGPRRTMFTAACCFGGGFLVSALGIWLHQIWLLYLGYGVLGGIGLGLGYVSPVSTLIRWFPDRRGMATGMAIMGFGGGAMIGAPLSVALMNTFKSATSAGVAQTFLVMGVVYFISMSIGALAIRIPLPGWAPPGYVPTTKARKMVTHAHVHIDQALKTPQFYLLWVILFLNITAGIGVLGQAAVMIQETFKGSITAAAAAGFVGLLSIGNMTGRFLWSSASDYFGRKITYAIFFAFGAALYMAVPAVGASGNVALFVACYFLILTMYGGGFSTIPAYLADMFGTAYVGGIHGRLLTAWAAAGIAGPALVNYIREHKLAMGVPRSEVYVDTLHIMAGLLVAGFVCNLLIRPVHERHHLREATSAA